The genome window GGCTCAAGAGGATGAAACGCTCCGGCAGGCGCAGGCGCGCAACCAGGGTTTCGAGATCGTGCTGAATCTCCTCCATGGTGTACTGCGAGTTGGGCTTGTCCGACTGACCGTGGCCGCGCAGGTCATAGGCGATGACGCGCGCCTCGCGGCTGAAGTGGCTCAGTTGGCGCGCCCATTGGCTGGCCTGACCACCAAAGCCGTGAATGAAAAGCATGGTGCGCTTGGGCTGCTCCGGCGCAATCTCGATGACACTCAGCGCCACCGGCGGCTTGTCCTGCACGCGCACATCGCTGCGATACAGTTCGACATCAACCTGCATGAAGGCCTCCTACGCACAAAGATGGACGGGAAAGCGCCATTATAGCGACAAGTAGACGGTAGCGGAAATCAGCGCGGAGAGCGGAGGCCATGTGGTCAAAAGTGCGTGCAACCGGGATTGCACGCACTGTTTTTCGTTTTGGGGTCTAACGCCTGGGGGCTGACGCTTGGGAGCTGACGCTTGGGGGCTGACGCTTGCAACAAAGGTTGATCCGCGCCCTGTTCGTCAACCCGCACGCACGTTAATCTGCGGCTTGATTGGCCAGATAACCTTGCAGACCCATCTGCTCGATCTGGGCGCGCTGCACTTCTGCCCATTCCACGTGCGCCTCTTCCATCGCGAGAATCTTGGTCAGGAGATCCGCGGTAGCCTGATCTTTGACCTCGCGCGCCAGGGCGATGGCGTTGTTGTAGGCGGTCACAGCAGCCACCTCAGCCTCTTCGTCGCCCGAGATGATATCAACGATCGCGCTGCCGATATGGATCGCGTTGAGATTGGAAACCGTCGGTGTGCCCTGCAAGAAGAGAATGCGGCGGATCAGCCACTCAGCGTGGTGCATTTCATCAACGGCTTGTCCCTCGATGGCCTTGTGCAGCTTCCCGTATCCCCAATTATCGCACATCTCGGAATGCACCATGTATTGGTTGATGGCGGTCAGCTCGTCCGCGAGGAGTTGGTTGAGTACGACTAGTAGTTTTGCGTTGCCCTTCATGTTGTCCTTTCTGTCAGAGTCGCCGTGATGTTCCAGGTGCGGGACGAGGTCTATGGCATAAGCACGGGTGTCGTTGTCACGGCCCTGCGCTCGCCCCCTGGGTGCGGCCTCACAGTAGATCGAGCCACAGTGACGGCTTGACTCTGCAACAATGGTATGTTACCACATGGAGTCGTCAGCGGTCAAGCGTGGCCGGGCGACTGCAAGTCGCTGCAACGACTGCGAAGCCACCTGCGTGGGCTGTGCCCCAGGACTGAAATGCACCCCGGGCGCGGTCAGAATGAGTTGACCGGGCGCCGCGGCTATGGTATAGTGCCGTCTTGCCAGGCAGCATACACGGGGTTCCCAGCCTGGCAAAGGAGTTGAGTCCATCATGTTAGCCATGCAATTACTGGCGCCCTGGCCCGTGGATCATGACGATCCACTCGTGGTGTCCGAACTGCCGGAGCCTGAGCCAGGGCCGGGTCAGATTCTGCTGACGGTGCGGGCCTGCGGCGTCTGTCATACCGACCTGCATACGGTGGAAGGCGATTTATCGCTGCCCCGCCTGCCGCTGGTGCCCGGTCACCAGGTGGTGGGGGTGATCAAAGCCCTGGGCGCGGGCGTCACACGTTTCCAGGTCGGCGACCGTGTCGGGGTAGCGTGGGTTCATGCCACCTGCGGCGTCTGCCGGTTCTGTCGCAACGGCCAGGAAAACCTGTGCGCAGAGGCGCGGTTCACCGGACTGCACAACCACGGCGGCTATGCGGGTGCCATGCTGGCCCAGGCCGACTTCGCCTTTGCGCTGCCCGCTGGCTTTGCGGATGAGCAGGCCGCGCCGCTGTTGTGCGCGGGCGTCATCGGCTATCGCGCCCTGCGTCTGAGCCAGGTGCAGCCGGGGCAACGCCTGGGGCTGTTTGGATTTGGCGCCAGCGCGCACATCACCATTCAGGTCGCGCGCCACCTGGGATGCGAAGTTTTCGTTTTCACGCGCAGCGCGGCGCACCAGGCGCACGCGGCCGCGCTTGGCGCAGTGTGGACCGGCGCACCACAGGAAACGCCGCCGCAGCCGCTGGACGCGGCCATCAACTTTACGCCCTCCGGCGCCATCACCCTCGACACCTTGCGTGTGCTGGAGCGCGGCGGCACCGCGGTCCTGGCTGGCATCCACAGCA of Candidatus Amarolinea dominans contains these proteins:
- the bfr gene encoding bacterioferritin, which encodes MKGNAKLLVVLNQLLADELTAINQYMVHSEMCDNWGYGKLHKAIEGQAVDEMHHAEWLIRRILFLQGTPTVSNLNAIHIGSAIVDIISGDEEAEVAAVTAYNNAIALAREVKDQATADLLTKILAMEEAHVEWAEVQRAQIEQMGLQGYLANQAAD
- a CDS encoding zinc-dependent alcohol dehydrogenase family protein; translation: MLAMQLLAPWPVDHDDPLVVSELPEPEPGPGQILLTVRACGVCHTDLHTVEGDLSLPRLPLVPGHQVVGVIKALGAGVTRFQVGDRVGVAWVHATCGVCRFCRNGQENLCAEARFTGLHNHGGYAGAMLAQADFAFALPAGFADEQAAPLLCAGVIGYRALRLSQVQPGQRLGLFGFGASAHITIQVARHLGCEVFVFTRSAAHQAHAAALGAVWTGAPQETPPQPLDAAINFTPSGAITLDTLRVLERGGTAVLAGIHSSPIPEFDYRLLYGERQLRSVTNATRQDAEELLALATEIPLQTDIEVFTLLEANQVLRRLKRSQITGAAVLQCA